The Elgaria multicarinata webbii isolate HBS135686 ecotype San Diego chromosome 11, rElgMul1.1.pri, whole genome shotgun sequence genome segment GTctctcccctttaggcccagttgaCGTTCATGGTGTAGCTGGTGCAGCCCACCGTAAGTCAACAGAATAGTTTCTGTCAGCTTCCACTTGGTACAGCAAACAACAAGAGGTCAAAAGCCCTGACGTTACAGTATCCGATGTTACACCGTTTAGGACTTTGTCCTCTTGTTTGCAGTACCAATTACCACCAGCTGAATGTTTGTTTAGGTGGCTTCAGGAATACTTCAACAGGGGGCTAGAATAATCTGGAGGtatttttcaagtatttgacaGGACAAACACACACGCTAGGAGTATTATGGTGGTACAGCAGCTAATGGGCCAAACACATGGGCAGCATCTTTGAAGTTTAGCCGTGATATTGCGCTCTATTGACTTCATGGTGATTGAAAAGCAGTATTACCTCATGATGGCCAATTAGTGACCCAAGACCATCATGATTTTACTCTGTCAGGAACAACTGGAGTTTAACTCTAGAGCAGAGATGCAGAGATGCAGAACCTCTTGTCTGGCTAGGGTCCTAATCCGGCCCTCTGGGTTCCCCAAAGGGCCACACCctcttctcctgcccccccctAAGTGCTGATTGTTTGGTAGCTTTCTGGGTTTTGCATAGCTTCCACCCCTCCCATTCTAAACAGTCAAAACCCTTCCCACAAGGCTTAGTTAATTCTGCTGCCACATCGCACCCCCTTCCTCCGTTGCGCATCTCCCTTCCCATTGCCACCACTGTGGCAGATCTATGGAGCCGCAAGGCCGGAAGAAGCAGTCGTGGGGCTCTCACAAGACCCGGATGAGGTTGTGCGAGAGCCCGACTGCTGCCACTTCCAACCACGCAGCTCTCTAAAGGACCAACATGGTGGTGGTAAAAGTAAGGGAGCTTTACAATGTGGGAAGCAGGAGTGTGGGTGGCTGCTGCAGAGAACCTCATACACtcctggctggggtggggtgcagcCTGATGTgggcacctcaccctgcttcatgggagggctggccctgttctGCAGGACTGCCAATACATGGCCAAAGCAACGCCCTGTCACCATGCTTGCAAAGtatattgtttttgtgaaccgcccagagagtttcggctattgggcggtataaaaatgtaacaaataaatattaaactgGTACTGAGATCCAGAAACCAAAACCTCTGGGTGAACAGCATACACTTAGAATGAAGGAATTCTAAGCCCAAGAATTTTGTTTTGAGTATTAGAGCCAAATGGAGAGCGGTCCTTCTGCACTAGAATCACTTCTGGTAATTCTGAACtctctttgggtgcttccagaaggaCAACTGCTAGCACAACCAGCCAAGAGGCATTGGTCAGCTATTCCATACcccccttaatggattttctgaggtaaaaaaagagacaaaaggagaggtggggaaacacaggaggctTACAAATGGAAGGCGATGAGAACCACCGGAAAATTCTGTGAgcgaggcagggcaattgcacaataaagcctcacctggaagcacccttaattTCAGCCTAAGAAcataagcgccatgctggatcagaccaaaggtccacctagcccagcactctctTCAGAGTGGCCACAGGgaaccaaaagcaggacatggtgcaactgtaccctcccacccatgttccccagcataggtttttcttatataatattaCCAGGATCCAATGGtttttgtctgactcttctgccaagactcttgttcatgctttggttatttctcagctggactgttgtaaccttcttctgactggccttccttcttctcacatcagttcgttggtttctattcaccattctgctgctaagatcatcttcttggctcaacGCTCTGATcacgttactccacttctgaaatcccttcattggcttccaattcacctcagaatccaatataagcttctcctgttgactttcaaagcttgtcacattCTAGCTCCTTCCTACTTTTCTTCCCTcatttcacattattgccccgctcgtgctctttgctcatcgaatgccatgtttcttacccgcccaaaggtctctacttctcttgctcggcttcgtccattttctcttgctgccccttatgcctggaattctcttccagagcatttgcggatcacgaGTTCAATTAGTTTTTAAAGCTCTAttggaaacttttcttttttttctacagctttcagaacttgactttgttcttactttcacactgttgcttttgttgtcccctgtgcctgtttggtgcattctcttctctttcttgttgttttcttgttattttattagaacagccttcctcaacctggggcgctccagatgtgttggactacaactcccagaatgccccagccagctggctggggcattctgggagatgcagtccaacacatctggagcgccccaggttgaggaaggctgtattagaacgtaagcctatgtggcagggtgctgctgtttttattattttactttgtatagcaccatgtacattgatggtgctatataaatcatcatcatcatagtgcagtataatttagggcagtGAGGCTTCATTGAGGCTGCTGTTAAACAACtggaagtcagaaatccttgtcCATCTCccacaaatcacccagagatctaccaataaaTCCAGATCTCTGCCCATTTCTGCCCTCTCACAATAAGGCCTTGCAATTTCCACTGCCAGCCATAAGGTGGCATTTGAGGGCCAGAGACCAGTTTCCTCCCGAACTTCCAGGCCGCTGCAGAGGGGGTGGGATGCCATgtgtgtacaaaatgcagcttGTTGCAATTGAGAAACGTTAGGACGGCTGGGATATCAGCAGGGCCTAGTTGCAAACCATGTTTCATTTCCAAGAGCCTTGCTTTCCAGATGCTCTCCCCTACCCCCTGCCTGCCGAAAAGTAAGACATCAGGACACTAGAAGTGAAGTAGCAgacatattttttgtttttaatccttccccactccctgccccaggctccaaacacacacacacacacacacacacacacacacacacacacacacacacacacacacacactctcccctaGAATGTATCCCCCACAGAGAGTAAATGTACACAAATAAGTTAATAATTAAAATGACAGGAACGGGTCAGACAGAAACACTGCAGCTGGAGGGAAGGGAGGCAATAAATATGAAacgaaaaaagaaaggaagggggactCCAGAAGTAAACTTGCACCATCAAGCACACCGGTTTTCAAAAGAACTCCAGGATTCCTCCATAGTTTATCAGAAGTTCCTCAATTAACAGGTCGGGGACGGTGGTCAAACCTCCCACAACGACTGAATTTCCCCTGCTGGGCATGTTCTAGGCTGTGCACTTTCCGTGCGCACAGAGCAATGGTGAGGCCTAGCAGGTGTGCCTGATGGCCACACATGTACAGGCAATGCACCTGAAAACGTGCCCCAGAACAACTTTTTTTAATCGCATGCAGGGAATCCTTGGCAGATGTCTTGAGATGGAAAGGCTTCCCCCAGGGCAGACAGTTGAAAAACCCTGATCTAGAAGACAACGCGGAGGGAGGAGCACCGGAGCGCACTGTGCATTGCAAGCGGCGAAGGGAGGATTCgtggggccgggccgggccaggCAGTCAATGCCAGCCCCAAATGGCTCAATGCAAGGGTCCCAAGACACCTGCGCCCTGATCACGCAAGGTGACATCATCAGGACAGGCCTTAAGGTTAGCCATGGTCAGCCGCTTGCtgaaggcccacaccccagcagcggCCCGCTGGCAAAAGCCTCACggagttgctcctccccttcacccttgcaacctgcttgctcacctgcctcgcACTCTGGCCTGGACAATGGCGGAGGGGTCCATTGGCCTGGACAATGGCCCCTGCCTCCTATCTCAGtggctctgcctgtcaagcaagtggcaaccatgatgggaaagaggatgaggagcaaaaacagttggtgacaatggcagtaagAAGGCAGAGTCGCTGAAGGAGGGAGCTCACTGAGGGTGCCTTGCTCAagaccctccaaaacctggagctggcacacaTACCCTTTGGACCACCAGGGACCCATTAATGTCTTTGCAGCCCTCCCCCAACCAGCCCTCCACTCCACAAAAGGCTGCCTGGTTAGCTCCTAGCAGTGCCTCAAGTTCCTTTCCCCAGTCAGCCAATGGCCACTGCTTGTTGTCATGACGATGTATCTGGTTGACATGGAACCCTGGCTTGGCTGGAGCGCAAGCGGAGCCGGGCATGGTGGCCAGATGTCTGTCGATCAGTAGGGACCACCCCCTTCCTCCTGTTCAGTGCGAACACCGCACACGCCCCTTGGCCAATGAGAGACCATGTTGGGCTGAGAGATCGCACCAATCAATGGCTGAGAGTGTCCTGGGCCAGGGAGGCGGCCTTAGCCAAAGCAACAACACGGATTACGACCCTTTCCTCCCTACGTCCGGCCGGTGCGAGTGAGTAGGGTGCAGACACACGAGGTGTCGATCCTGATCCATCGCCAGGCCACAATCTTGTCAGAATCCATAGTGAGGGCCCTCACGTATGACTGTTTAGCCTTGCACTCGGAGATCCAGTGGCGGCGGTCCACGCCCCGGCAACCCCCCACTGTCCCCCCCGCCGGATTACACTTTGTCTCAAAGAAATATTGCTTAAGGGGGCCTGTAAGTGTCTGGACCTCAGAAAGCACCGTCACGGTTTTGCCACGGATGTCCACAGCCGTCCGCTTGTCCGTCACCCAGACGTTGACACTGTCGCACACTGACATCTCTCCCCGGCGGATGGAACCATCCAGCGACCGTTTGGACTTGAGCGTTCTGTTGGCAGCCTGCCCTGGCTGGGCACTGGAGTCTTCCATGAGGAAAAGCAATGGGGGCCCCGCTGGTTCATGGCTGGAAAGAGCGACTCGTGGAGAGAAGAGGTCCCAATCCCTCAAGGAAGCCTCACCCCCGAGGATATCAGTGGTGTTAGAGAGGGCAGTGGTGTCGGGAAGGGGAGCGGCACGGATGACACAGAGCAATGGGGTGACCATGGCATGGAGCAGAATAAGCATCACTCCCTGCACAGCGGGGACCtgtgaagaaagaaaggaagaaaggaatctCAAAAATGTCTCacctatcatagggtgaccatataaaaaggaggacagggctcctgtatctttaacagttgtattaaaaagggaatttcagcaggtgtcatttttgtatatatggggaacctggggaaatttcctcttcatcacaacagttaacgtgcaggagctatactagagtgaccagattgaaaagagggcagggctcctgcagctttaactgctgtgatgaagaggaaatttcaccaggttccccatatatacaaatgacacctgctgaaattcccttttcaatacaactgttaaagatacaggagcaaacAAGTGTGGATTAGGAAAACTGTTCCTGGCAGTAGCAGACAGCAGCAGCTACTCATCATCAGTATAGCAACTAAAGCTGTAGTTCTATCCACATGCACCTCAGAGTAAGTACCTCTGAACCCgaggagttacttctgaataggcatgtacaggattgcacaggTTAAAGTATTAATGAAGCAatgtatacatgtctactcagaagtaagctctgtGGAGTTCAGTGGACGTtgatcccaggtaagtgtgtgtaggattgcagccttattgtcATAGTATCCGGATACTGTGACACTTGACCTCttgtctgctgtgccggctagCAGCTGCCGAATTTACCTTTAGGTAGCTGCAAACCTACCTCAAAGCAGGTGTCTAGAGTAATTTGGCAGCATTAAGCAAGAATCTGAGAGGGTTAATAGATATATTAGGTGAGTTGTGGTGGTGCAATCGCTATAATGTGTCATACATTGGAGGTTTTTTCGAGGTTTGGCCATAATATTGCACTCTGAAATGAAGTATTTGTTATCGGGCAAGAGGCAACTcatgcccatcctggcttcagTCTGTCACATATCGCTGGAGGTTAACTTTAGGGCAGGGAAGTGTAGAATCTACTGCTAGATCCTGGGTTGATTTGCactagatcagcaaggatttctgattcccaattgtttaacaatagcaacaaaatggcacccacccacccaaaatggcTTCCTTGCTTTGGTCCACtctggatgctttggactacaactcccatcagctctgaccattgtaaaacatctggaaggcaccaggtttgggagttgccctaaattatgctgctgaaatgaaggaagcttGGCCAAAGTAGGTTGGATTTGGAAGGACTGTTGGTTCCATTCAACGttgatactcaaaacaaattgAATTACAGGATTTTGGGACTAGCAAAGGGTGTGTGTTCTGCAACAAGATCCAGTTAGTGGATCTTAAGGTtttagtaagaaaaaaaaaataacaaaggaGATCCTTTAAGCTTGAAGACTGACCAGCCTGCTCTAGAAGAGGGGGGGGCAGAACCCCAGCCCAGGGGTCAAATGCGGCCAGCCAAGGATGGCCACTTATAAATCactccccacctcccaaaaagtatgtccaacaaatctggaaggTCCTGCATTGGGACAGGCTGGGGTTCAAAGCAGGGAGAATATTAACCTAGAACCCATAGGTCCTTATAATACTtaaagcagtaagagctttaagctacaacttgctggtattttggctccaaaataccagcatttgACCCTGTCCACCCCTGAAATAAATCCTCGTGGGCCTCTCAGAAATGTCATTTGGCCCTCGAACCAAAAGAGGTTTGGCACTGCTGTTGTAAAGACTGAGCCTTTTGAAATGGTAAGGTCTCAGTGACTTCAGTCAAACCGGGGAGAGGTCCAGGCGAAGGTGAGAAATCAGTGCCAGGGGTTGTGAGTGAGATCCATGGACACgagtggcagggggtggggaagtgttaCCTGTGGATTCAGTGCTTCCTTCAGTCCCAGCCAAGCAGATCCTGGGTTTTACTCATGACCTTCCCTGATGTAAGCCAGCCTGGGAAGAGTTGGAACTTTCTTGGCAGGGCTGCGAGGACCACTTCCTGCTTCCCTGTCCCTAACAGGTGCTGGTACCTCTTCGCAGTTCATGTGCCTGAAAGCCTGGACTCCTCAGGGTCTCGGCAAATCTCATGCTGCATCTTTTGTTTCTCCATGGGATGAGCGAGGAGAACGGACCCTTGCCCAGAGGTAAATGCTTTGTCTCCCTGCTGGCAAAGGGAGATGGGAAGATGCCAATGGATGTAGACTTTGCCGAGGGCTCAGTATCGCTTGCTGGATCTAGCAAAGGAGACAAAAACAAACTCTCAGTAGACAGGACCTATGAGTTCTAGGTTAATATTCTCCCTGCTTTGAACCCCAGCCTGTCCCAATgcagggccttccagatgtgttggacttcaagaCCCagcatcccagccagcatggttgggatgatggcagttatagtccaatacatttggagagCCCCAGGCTTCAGTGTGTGAGCGAGTGACatgcctgatgaaattccccgTTCTGCAGAAGTTAAATAGTGTCTTCTTTTGTATCGGGACACCCTACCAATTTCAATACATCAgggcatcatgatgatgatgatgatgataataataattccatttatatcccacctatatacaagATACCCCAGGTGGCATATAATAGAGataaaataaagaagaaacaTATTTTCTAAGTACTGATCAACACCCTGGCACGTTCCAGGCAAGAAATTCACCTGATCTCCAATACCTCTTCTTTCAGCCTTCccacaatctgatgccctccagatgtattgggctacaactcccagggccAGTGACAAGAGggggcatggctgggcacctgctgagggcccacaccccagcaggtgcCCACTGACAAGAGATTCCTGGAGTGGCAACTCCTCCTAACCACTGCAACCTGTTTGCTCACCTGGCCCTCattctggctcagacaacagtggtgctgagaaggaggagcagcaggtgccactgccttcttgctcactggctctctgcctgtcaagtagaaaggaggaagaggacgaggaggaatagcaggtggggacaaaagtggggagaagatagactcactgaggaagggaagcccaatgagggtgtcttgcccaagggactCAAAAACCCAGAGCTGGCACTTACAACTACCATGatcccccaccagcatggccattagccCACTATCTGGGGATTATGGGGTTTgcagccccacacatctggaaggcgccatcTGGAAGGTTGAAGCAAGGCTGACTTAATTACTGGCCACAGCTCCTCCATC includes the following:
- the LOC134406903 gene encoding brain-derived neurotrophic factor-like, translating into MLILLHAMVTPLLCVIRAAPLPDTTALSNTTDILGGEASLRDWDLFSPRVALSSHEPAGPPLLFLMEDSSAQPGQAANRTLKSKRSLDGSIRRGEMSVCDSVNVWVTDKRTAVDIRGKTVTVLSEVQTLTGPLKQYFFETKCNPAGGTVGGCRGVDRRHWISECKAKQSYVRALTMDSDKIVAWRWIRIDTSCVCTLLTRTGRT